A genomic region of Chelmon rostratus isolate fCheRos1 chromosome 8, fCheRos1.pri, whole genome shotgun sequence contains the following coding sequences:
- the LOC121610555 gene encoding phosphatidylinositol-3-phosphatase SAC1-B, whose protein sequence is MASTYESFNLRTTPEKFYIEASDDGSMDVLVIDRVSAEMTLTVRRDIPVPSETRPICGLMGTIRLVAGMYLVVITKKKKVGDLLGHAVWKALDFDIISFKKTVLHLTDNQMQDNKTFLSMINSVLHTDGFYFATDYDLTHTLQRLANTSPEFQEMSLLERADQRFVWNGHLLREFIAQPELHKFVYPVVHGFITMKSSCINGKVFEWSIISRRSCFRAGVRYYVRGIDSEGHAANYVETEQIVQHNCAKASFVQTRGSIPFYWSQRPNLKYKPKPQISKTVNHLDGFQRHFDSQIILYGRQAILNLINQKGSEKPLELAFDKMVTSLGNGMIKYIAFDFHKECSRMRWHRLQILLDRVAELQDEFGYFLVDADGKELLNQEGTFRSNCMDCLDRTNVIQSLLARRSLQSQLRRMGVLPMGQQIEEQADFEKIYKNAWADNADACAKQYAGTGALKTDFTRTGKRTQCGLLMDGWNSMIRYYKNNFSDGFRQDSIDLFLGNYAVDEADWTTPLRDPKDWKFLTLPIIMVVAFSMCIICLLMAGDTWTETLAYVLFWGTASVMTGGLILFNGLDFVDAPKLVQKEKLD, encoded by the exons GCGTACCACACCAGAGAAGTTTTACATAGAGGCTTCTGATGATGGCTCCATGGATGTCCTGGTTATTGACCGGGTGTCAGCAGAGATGACTCTCACAG TGAGGAGAGACATCCCTGTACCCTCTGAGACCAGGCCAATATGTGGACTCATGGGGACTATACGGTTGGTGGCAG GCATGTACCTGGTTGTCatcacaaagaagaagaaggtgggAGATTTGCTTGGCCATGCTGTGTGGAAGGCTCTGGACTTTGACATAATCTCTTTTAAGAAGACGGTACTACACCTGACAGACAACCAG ATGCAAGACAACAAGACTTTTCTATCAATGATCAACAGTGTGCTTCATACAGATGGCTTCTACTTTGCAACAGACTATGACCTGACCCACACTCTGCAGCGCCTGGCCAACACCAGCCCTGAGTTTCAAGAGATGAGCCTACTGGAGAGG GCAGATCAGCGTTTTGTCTGGAATGGTCACCTGTTGAGGGAATTCATTGCGCAGCCAGAG TTACACAAATTTGTGTATCCTGTTGTTCATGGTT TCATCACCATGAAGTCAAGCTGCATCAATGGAAAGGTGTTTGAGTGGAGTATTATCTCCAGGAGGAGCTGTTTTAGAGCCGGAGTCCGCTACTATGTCCGAG GTATTGATTCAGAAGGACATGCCGCCAACTATGTGGAAACAGAACAGATAGTGCAGCATAACTGTGCTAAGGCTTCGTTTGTTCAG ACAAGAGGCTCCATCCCCTTCTACTGGTCCCAAAGGCCCAATCTCAAGTACAAGCCAAAACCACAGATCAGCAAAACAGTCAACCAT TTGGATGGATTTCAGAGACACTTTGACTCACAGATTATTCTCTATGGAAGACAAGCCATTTTGAACTTG ATCAACCAAAAGGGTTCAGAAAAGCCACTGGAGTTGGCATTTGACAAGATGGTGACCAGCTTGGGTAATGGCATGATCAA GTACATAGCCTTTGACTTCCATAAAGAGTGCAGTCGGATGAGGTGGCACCGCCTGCAGATCTTATTGGACAGAGTCGCTGAACTGCAGGATGAATTTGG ATATTTCCTGGTAGATGCAGATGGGAAGGAGCTGTTGAACCAGGAGGGGACTTTTCGGAGCAACTGCATGGACTGTTTGGACCGTACTAATGTCATCCAGAGCCTGCTGGCCCGACGCTCGCTGCAGTCCCAGCTACGG agAATGGGAGTCCTTCCCATGGGCCAGCAGATTGAAGAGCAGGCAGATTTTGAGAAGATATACAAGAACG CCTGGGCAGACAATGCTGATGCCTGTGCCAAGCAGTATGCTGGAACTGGTGCATTGAAGACCGACTTCACCAG AACAGGGAAGAGGACTCAGTGTGGGCTGCTGATGGATGGCTGGAACTCCATGATCCGatattataaaaacaatttCTCTGATGGTTTTAGACAG GACTCCATTGATCTGTTCCTGGGGAACTATGCTGTGGATGAAGCTGATTGGACCACCCCATTGCGTGACCCCAAAGACTGGAAGTTTCTGACG TTGCCTATTATTATGGTGGTAGCTTTCTCCATGTGTATCATCTGCCTGCTAATGGCTG GTGACACGTGGACAGAAACTCTGGCCTATGTTCTGTTCTGGGGGACAGCCAGTGTGATGACGGGCGGCCTCATCCTCTTCAATGGACTGGACTTTGTAGATGCTCCTAAGCTGGTCCAGAAGGAGAAGCTGgactga